From the genome of Lotus japonicus ecotype B-129 chromosome 6, LjGifu_v1.2, one region includes:
- the LOC130723473 gene encoding uncharacterized protein LOC130723473 — protein sequence MSNSLQELHKIMEQGDFSTWMLDMDYPIISIMESFQKEKQIMVDPLSLKDSHSPTKHLMLPTVITNSGTAATLFHPPPLQPPTERFLSLSLPNSANSSPRFGSALSKKKSKSGSPEPKCEASKFDNKLQDLLHEVHLGKSKSCGEARSLTPFEEFVSFDHWLSKTSAVEQVKLHHDGKISKTEAVKESPKSNKSIKHMKTPENDGLKCSALCLYLPGFGGSKVKPVKTRKEGSKREAVMSRTVSLENFECGSWASAAMFHEIEGDSVNNYYFDLPIELMKHNSASEECSPVKGVLKNSSSRGSARKSDTSSPRHHVRFTTSSSSGSYPASPASCITPRLRKARDDFNSFLAAAQSA from the coding sequence ATGTCTAATTCCCTGCAAGAACTACACAAAATCATGGAACAAGGTGATTTTTCTACATGGATGTTGGACATGGACTACCCCATCATCTCAATCATGGAGAGCTTCCAAAAAGAAAAGCAGATCATGGTGGATCCACTTTCCTTGAAAGATTCTCATTCTCCTACCAAACATCTCATGCTTCCAACTGTAATCACAAATTCTGGAACCGCCGCCACCCTTTTCCACCCTCCACCACTTCAACCTCCAACGGAAAGATTTTTAAGCCTGAGTCTTCCAAATTCAGCAAACTCATCCCCGCGGTTCGGTTCGGCTCTTTCCAAGAAGAAATCAAAAAGTGGGAGTCCTGAACCAAAATGTGAAGCTAGTAAGTTTGATAACAAGCTTCAGGATCTGCTTCATGAAGTCCATTTAGGTAAGAGCAAGTCATGTGGTGAAGCAAGATCATTGACACCCtttgaagaatttgtatcatttgATCACTGGTTGTCAAAAACAAGTGCAGTGGAGCAAGTTAAATTGCACCATGATGGCAAAATCTCCAAAACTGAAGCTGTTAAAGAAAGTCCAAAGAGTAATAAGAGCATTAAGCACATGAAAACACCAGAGAATGATGGATTGAAATGCAGTGCTCTTTGCCTCTATCTACCAGGCTTTGGTGGTAGTAAAGTGAAGCCAGTTAAAACAAGAAAGGAAGGGTCAAAAAGGGAAGCTGTGATGTCTAGGACAGTTTCCTTGGAGAATTTTGAATGTGGTTCTTGGGCTTCTGCAGCAATGTTCCATGAGATTGAAGGAGACTCGGTTAATAATTACTACTTTGATCTGCCAATTGAACTGATGAAACACAACAGTGCCAGTGAAGAATGTTCTCCTGTTAAAGGGGTCCTGAAGAATAGTTCTTCAAGAGGCAGTGCTAGAAAATCAGACACATCATCGCCTCGCCACCACGTTCGGTTTACtacatcatcttcttctggatcataCCCTGCCTCTCCAGCATCTTGCATCACTCCTCGTTTGCGAAAAGCGAGGGATGAT